The genomic stretch CTGGCGAATGGCCCCGATCGATGGCTGCAGATCTGTGTCGCCGGTTTCCTCTGCGGGATCCCCGGCCTGATCACGATGATCGTGCACGACCGGCACCGCCGACGCCGGCGCGCCCTCACCCACGCCGAGTTCAAGGTCACGTCACAGGCTTAGCTGTGGCCGTAGTCCTCGGCCGGCTCGCTCTCCTCGACCGAGCCGTGACCGCGGCTGACCGCCACCGACTCGACCTCGCTGTCGTCGTAGACCGTGGGCAGCTCGTCGACCGGCGGCTGCTGCTCGGGCGCGCCGAGCAGAGCCTCGGAGTGGGCGCCGCAGCCGTGGTCGGCGCTCACCGCACGGCCGTCGTCGGGCGCGTAGAGGTTGCCGCAGACCCCGAACATCGTGCGCAGGGAGCCGGCCAGCGGCAGGTAGAACCCACAGGTGCCGCAGCGGGCGTTACGCGGCGCGGCGACCGAGATCGGCGCCTCGGGACCGGCCTCGCCGTCGTACCACCGCTGGGCGGCGTCGATGCGGCCCTCGCGCGACATGACCCGTGAGCG from Paractinoplanes brasiliensis encodes the following:
- a CDS encoding DUF2530 domain-containing protein is translated as MVPFAVGGLAAFAVAALIVWLANGPDRWLQICVAGFLCGIPGLITMIVHDRHRRRRRALTHAEFKVTSQA